Sequence from the Nitrospinota bacterium genome:
TAAAAGCGGACACACTGCTGGATTTGGTACGGCTAATAGGAATATTATATTTGCGAGCCACACGCCTGGCGTCCTCCACCATATGATGACCCACGGTGCCGGTAAAAATGACTATACCGTCTACTCCGATCAATCGTTGCCCCATGTTTGGAACCCTTTGACTGAATACTTTGATGCTGTAGCCGAGGTCCTTCCCTTTGCTCTCATAAGATTTTCTCAATCGATCCAACCCGCCAAGAATGGCAATACTCATAAAACCTCACTTTCATTCGATAATAAAACTCTGATGAACCAGAACCCGCTCATTTATTTATCTAT
This genomic interval carries:
- a CDS encoding DUF2325 domain-containing protein produces the protein MSIAILGGLDRLRKSYESKGKDLGYSIKVFSQRVPNMGQRLIGVDGIVIFTGTVGHHMVEDARRVARKYNIPISRTKSSSVSAFKRCLADIPLAGS